The genomic region CCTTTAATGCCATGTAATCTGAATTGATCCTTCGGGCTTTAATCTCAACTGATCTTTTGGGCCTGGTCCAATTTCACCCTGTTCTATAAAGATTATCCCAATCTCAATGCTGCATTTGTCCCAACATTATTCCTTTTATATCCCCTAAATCTCTCATGGAGGAATTCCCATGCCATTCAATCATCATACAACTCCCTAGAAATGCTATATGCAATATTCAGTAAATCTCTAACACAAAACACTGGATGTCCAAACTGGAGCCTTCTTGCTATTGCTGAGTTAGGGCTTTTGCACACAGGCGTTTGTTTCTGCGTTCCTCAAACATGCGAAAAAATACATTGTGATTCTTTTACGCAGCTAAGCGCATTTTTCCATTGCAAACGCAACACTCTATTTGGTTGATAGCTGAGCGGGCGTCtagtgcaagaaaatgcagcatgctatGTTTAAACAAATGCACTGaaaggcaaatgtaataaaacgcAACTCAACAGAATACTCATGAGTACAGCCAGGCAGAATATATTGGAACCAATTAGCGAATGCGTTTTATGCAAATCTCTGTTTTTTAACAGgcataaaaaaaacccatgtgtAAGAACCCTTACAACTCCCATAACctcaagatttttttatttgctggctGAATGTGGTAAAATCTGAAGCAGTTGAAGGGATATTAGCAATAACTCAAAATTACAAATAGTGCAATTAGCAGAACAATTGCTTGAATATATGctggaaaaatatttgaatgcaCATAAACATTTGCAAGGGGCAGCACTAGTGGCAAATATTATACTGTCTGTGTCAATCAAAACACCCAGTCAATAAAGTGCTTGCATTGCTTTGGAGAATCAGATGTAAATGACAGTACACGTAGGTGCATGGGAGTTTTCTACTTTAGGCTTGCACCAACTGCAATTTACCATGTTTGGCACTACAACCTCTGTCATATTACAGCAAGGTATATTTAAATCATAATACATTATACAGAGACATAGATCGTAAAACAATGacgtattttttaattgatgaattGCATTTGTGCTCAGTCTTAACTACAGTTGATGACCAACTGCAACTATCCTCAACAATAAGCGCCTACGTGTGGCAACTGACTGTGTTGGCCATGAGCACTGGAACACCAACAGACCTTTATAcattaagctgaccatagatgtaaagatttttaaaagatccaatcgttatcgtgagaccacaattatctcgatatgtccatcaactaaaaagaccatttcaggcgatattgccagcaaactGAAGagaagctgcctgcttggccctgcacacatagatagattgcactgggaccgataaagacttttaaacctggctgatcaattttctgacagatgtcggccaaaaaatcgtaagatgtatgatcgttcgaatcccactaaccgcacgataatttcgaaggattggtcggacgtTCACCAAAGAATAatcgttgcatctatggggacctttagtccatattcctttaaaaaacagttttttcaaaaatactGCATAAAATACTATTGTATGTTTGTGTAAGGGAAGGATGGATGCTGTCCTCccaacccctccctgcctcccagcagggagggaaatccaGGGTCATTTAGCATACCTGTGAGGCAGTAATTACTGCCTCACGGTATGCAGGTGCGGTCCGGCCGGAGGATCTGCTTTGATCCTCCAAGCCGGCGGCGCCGAACAGACACGCGCGCTGCACGCGCTCTTTTTTGCTTCTCTGGTGGAGCGCCCGCCTGGAGGACATCATCCCCCTGGACAACGAGCATTCAAACTGGGCTGAGTATATTAATCCCACTATCCCACCAACTAATTATCAACCCCTACTTTTtattatcccaccaacgaatcccactaacccctactgctcaaacccctattatcccaccaacgctcccaccaacgaatccccttatcccaccaacgaatctCAAACCCCACTATACCTTCATTGCTCCCCTATACCCCAACTTGTTTCACCCTTTTGTTGGTTTAGGGAAAGATCAGCACCAGGAAGGGCGGGCAATTGTAACGTGTATGATTGTGTATGTGTAGTTAGATTGTGGGTGAATTTTATGATTGTTTTATTTAGTAGGATTGTTTTATTTAGTaggattgttttatttagttgttttatATGGTGTAATTGGTATATCTGCATTAGGAGCAGTTGCTGTTTTTAATGTTGAgtgttgtattaaatatattgtgttaaTTGTAACTactgtgttgtgtttgttattatggtAATTAGAATAGTAAGTGCACACAGATAGTtagtacagtataatatataacatacatagtGAAAGGTCAATTaagagtatttattaaaggaataaaTAGGCGGAGCTATCAACTGATGACACCGCCTATTTAGGAATACTAATTATTAAACACCTGGATAAATATCGATAACAGATACACCCCCTTTACAGTTTGCtatgtaaaatttaaatcaaAAACAGAGATCAAAGCATGATCTCTACACAGTTCACAATCTGGGTTATCCATTATCTACACATACATCAGCTCCCACAAGTTAACATGGATATTATTCTAAGTTCCCAAAGTAGACAGCAATATctcttattattatatatacaatgtGTAAAGGGACAATGCCTGAAATCAGCAAATCCAGCTTTCAAAAACCATGCATGAGCCCCTGCTGAGGGAGCTGAGTTGTTAATACCTAGATTTGTCTGCCTGTCCCAGTTGCAGTAATGACAGATGTGGGAGGTGCCACTGTAATGTTCTGGGGGTCTCACACAATCCCATAGCAGCTACTTACAGGCTCAGATGCAAGTGGCTACTTTATTGTTGGACTCACATACCTTTCCATTGTTACAGGACATTATTACATAAATTGTGTACAGGAACTATTTTACTTGGCTTTCAAGTTGATTCAAGTATTGttacattgtgtttttaattaCCACAAAAAGTGAACGGTTGTGCTGTTAAAGAAGTCTACATAACATTACCTTTTACCCAGGCATAGTTTATGTACAGCATATATGAATGACAGTAAAAGacacacgcacatacacacacatatatttatagtaaGATATGGGTGCCTAAAGGGCATGGTattgtgtatttcaccagcattaggctggtgaaatgttaaactccagggaaaagtgtgTTGCTGCAGCTAGTAAAGCTGTAAGTTGTGAACCGGCTTAGTaaaagctggatagtgggtccctggagtggatggaagagagcaggttgggcttccattccttgcccCATATAAGGGTTTGTAGCTGCCTAATTAGAGGTAGTCTGCTTGTTAACACCGGTataacacctgccaaggccagggtcagtaatacaaatttaccagcaatgtagttgccggtaatttgtaatacccttttagggctcttacacacgggcgtttacTTATGCGTTTTTCAAACGCATGTTGAGTGTGTTCAAATTTCCATTTGCGTTTATCTGCGTTTTTTTAGACGCAGTTATATGCGTTTTATATGCGTTTTGTGTTGTCTCCTCTTTCTGTAAACGCATGTGCGTTTGTTGAATGTATAAAATTCCATGACCTCAACTTTCTATTTCCTGTGACTTTTGACCCTCAGATTCAGTGTGCTCTATAACTATGGATTTATATGACATATTGAATTGTTTTCTCCAAGCAACAtgcttattttttctttgttttaggaaGAAGAGGATTGTCCCAAGGAAGGCGAGAATGTGGGTCCACCCTTTAATCTCCCAGAGATTTTCTAAGGGTCATTTTCATACTTTATTTCATGAGCTGAGAAAATATCCACCTAAATTTTTGGAGTTTACTCGTATGTCTATTATTGATTTTGATGAGCTTCTACAAATTCTGCGCCCTAGTTTACAAAAGCGTAATACAAATATGAGAAGATGCATTTCTCCAGAGGAGAGGCTGCTTGTGACCTTGAGGCAAGAAGAAATTATTTTTCCTGACATGTAACATCAACCTTTATATTTGAAACCACTTACTTTGTACTGAAGACCTTCTCAGATTTTGTTTTTCCATCTATATGAACTGAATAATATTAGAATTGATTAACCAAAAAGGCCTCATAAGAGGATATTTTGCAGGAAAGTAACAGATCATTGTTAAAAGATAAATGCTTCAAAAGATAtcctttacaaattaaatttcATTGAAATTTATGTAACAACAtaattgtctacatcatattaaatagTATGTAAGGCTGCACCAAATTATTGAACAATATATGTCTATTAATATATCTATTAATTTTATTCCaacctatcttttttttttagatttcttgcTACAGGGGAATCACTGTCCtccttacattttcattttttgcttgGTAAGATGACAGTTTGTTCGATCGTCCATGAAACATGCAAGGCAATATGGTTGTGTTTGAAAGAGCAAGTTATGCCTGAACCCAACACACAAATGTGGGAGGGTATTACAGAGAACTTCTACAGAACCACTCAGTTTCCCAACTGTCTTGGAGCACTAGATGGGAAACACATCCGTATACGCAAGCCACCAAGAAGtggatcaaagttttttaattataaaaaatacttttccatTGTTTTATTAGCATTAGTTGACAGCAATTATAAGTTCATTGCAATTGATGTTGGTGCATATGGCAGCACAGGTGATTCccgtatttttaaaaattctgttatGGGCCGCCACATCACAAGTGGCAGAATGAAATTTCCAAATCCAAAGTGTTTACCTGGAGGTCAAATTGCATTACCACATGTTTTAGTTGCTGATGAAGCTTTTGCAAGTTCTCAAAATATCTTAAAACCATACCCACAGAGAGGGCTTGATATTCGCAAACGGGTATATAACTATAGGCTGAGTAGAGCACGCAGAATGGTAGAGTGTGCTTTTGGAATTTTAGCCAATAAATGGCGCATTTTACATACCTCTATCCAGCTGGATGTGAAACATGTGGATATGGTCATTAAAGCATGCTGTGTGCTACATAATTTTCTAAGATTAAAAGACAGATATTTCAGTTTTGATGATATGTGTCATAATTTGACTGATGTTCATTGCCATGCTACTCGCTCTACTATACATGCCCTTCAGATACGAgatcattttgcagattttttttctttctcccgaAGGTGAAGTACATTGGCAAtaccacaaaatgtaaaaaacatattCCTAAGCTGTACACATGAGTTACAATAATTGTCGTTTTGTTAACACACAGACATGATCTttattgtgtgtttatatttcaTCTGTATTCTGTAATTTCTTAATATTCTGTATGTTGTTTTGGtttaacaatacaaaaaccaGTCAAGAcaataaatgctgtaaaacaagaatgtttattcacattttagttaaacaataaagaaaagtaTTGTCACCACAGGCTGTTTATTTGGTTATACATTTCGTAGGCGGAGGAGTGTGCGCACAAAGCACTTGAAGCACCCATAGTACACAGTACTGATGACACAATCAAcactgaagggaggggggaggacaGAGTAGCGCTATCGCAGAACCCTTCTGAAAGACACAGGCTAAGCAGATTTAAGTGTGGTATAGACACCTATTTGGCCTTACTTAACTCTGTCACAGAATTATTGTTGACGAATGTATATTATCAAAATTACTAATATGTGTGCAAGGAATAATTGCGAATGTGAACCTCCCCTCTAACTATTATGTAACAAATGTAAAGGTATatgaactttatataaaacaaatagacACTTGATTACAATGCCTTCAAAAACAGCCATTTACAACCCAAAACAAACATTTATCCCCACTATACTTACtccatcaatgtgtgtgtgtgtctatcctCTATTCATGTGTGACTTAGCTTCACTATTTCAcactagtaaaaaaaactttatttgcaCCCTTTGCCTACAACATAAATTGTCTGCCAGGCAGCTCATAACAGTCCAGCACAAACATAAGGTACAACACAAAGCATAAATTATGCATAAAGAGATGCAACCATAAGTGAATGACACTGACAGTACAGTTGTTAGTGGCTGAAAGATTTGGAATTAAAGAAGAATTCACAGGCACTCCAAGGCAAAtacaagcagggacaacccttgcgtGTTTACTAGCAGAAAACAGCAACGTTTCGGCGATAAAAcacctttgtcaagcatgcttgacaaaggtgTTTTATGGGCAAAACCTTGTTGTTTTCTACTAATAGACCCGGaaggcttgtccctgcttgcattTGCCTCGGAGTGCCTGTGAATTCTTCTTCTAATCTGTTTtagagggtgccgatccctctaTCACCTATTCACCAGGCATTCATTACACAAGGGTAGGGTCTGCGAGCAGTGCTTTGTATCCTGGAAGATTTGGATATCATAATGCTACTTATGCCATTGTTGAAATCAAAAATATAACACATTTAAAAGAATGTATCATATAAAGTATTGTTGAAATTTacactgtcacgatcgccgcccggagctccgggcggcgcgtccctccttgccggcgtcgctcccaaaatggcggcgcccatggccgccacgtgggtagcggcgctggcgcgatgacgtcagcgcgtcgacgtcggcgcaagagcgtcaatgacgtcagaatggcgccaaatttgaaaataaaagcgccaactagacgccagaatggcgcccaagaataggaatactttccctaaagtgtatcctgggtttcctgtgtgccttattgccaaatcttgttcctgatctgtttcttgaccctttgcctggactttgaactttgtttgtattctgcctgcctgtgaactcttgcctgatcctgactattcttcgtttaaccctttggacaccgcgaccttgttccctcaagagggcttcctccttgatcctgacaacctccctggagggagctcccggctccctgacattattcttgggccatggatccttctgaggaagccactcctgatgtcggacgagcactccgcggactggcatcccgcatggaggactacgaaaaccagcaggttcgcattgggcaagcactcgatgtcctgcttgctcgagtgccttctgcaccctccgctgctccacctacttcagatccccccatggcggcagcctctatgaacgcaagctacccgacaggtgagcctcgcattccacctccccttcgctttagtggggatccacaagcctgcaggggatttgccacacagtgccaaattcaatttgagttccaacccacacagtttccaagtgaacgttccaaggtggggtatgtgatgtctcgattggaaggcaagccactggagtgggcaacgtctctttgggagaagaattccccggtgacttatgatgttaaagactttctccaagcttttcgcatagtctttgatgctccaggtcgggtcacgaacgcccctgcccgtctcttgcagctccggcagggaagccgcagtgtcaatgagtacgctatagacttccgaacactgatggcggagacttcctggtgtgatgacgcttacaaggccatatactaccaaggcctatccatccgcatcaaagatgatctcgtctccagagagactcctgacaccctggaaggactgatcgctctatctattaaggtggacacccgcctcagagaacaccaggtggagagagagcgcagcagacgattttctcccatgttggcccctcgctttcaaaggccgattctgcaagcacccgctgtccctgtgactcatgtgtccacgtctcccctggaggaacctatgcaagtaggaaaagctcgcctctccgagcaggaaagactccgaagacgtatggcagggctctgtttgtactgtggtgggcattcccattttgccaacgcctgtcctgccaaagccaagagttttgtaccccgaggtatgtctcaggtttctcatgtagggggcatcactcgaggtcctcaggagaagtatcaagtaaattcacgcagacttctccttcctttgcagattcatctggcaagtaagtctatcttcgaaagggccttcctcgactccggtgcggatggcaatttcatggacgccttctttgccgaacgcatgaagattcccctgcttccattgtcttcacccctgcgaattaccgccatagatgacaaacccctggagtttgaattcgtcacaatgttcacggcggaactatctgtacaagttggggcgctgcatcaagaaaaactttcattcttcatcattccctgtccttctactccagtaatattgggtcttccatggttacgtctgcataaccccaccatagactggtccactgggcagatctctcgttggagtttattttgcctgcaacattgccttccgccaaaacccctcgagaaggtgaatgtctccactgcggaactaaagactttgccctccacttacaagggattttccgatgtgttttgtaaaaagtctgcagagttccttcccccacatcgctcctatgactgtccggttgaactcctgccaggagccatgcccccagagggcgcacttaccctctctctcctgctgagactaccgctatgaaggagtacatccaagaaaatctccagcgagggtttatccgcccttctacctctcctgcaggggctgggttcttcttcgtggagaagaaggacggaggccttcggccttgtatagactatcgggcctgaataagatcaccgtgaaaaacaggtaccccctgcccctgattgccgagctctttgaccagctgaaaggagcaaagattttctccaagttggatctccggggggcctacaacctcattcgcatctgggagggtgacgaatggaagacggcattcaacactcgggatgggcactatgaatatcttgtcatgcccttcggcctatgcaatgctcctgccgtcttccaggagtttgttaatgatgtgttccgagatctcctaggaaggttcgtagtcgtatacttggacgacatcctgatcttctccaaggaccttgaaagtcatcgctcccaggtgaaggaggtactctctcgtctgaggaagaactctctcttcgccaagttggagaagtgtgtcttcgaggtatccaagatccccttcctagggtacattatctctccagagggatttgagatggaccccgtgaaagtgtcggccatccaggagtggcctctcccactgagtaccaaggcaatccagagattcatcggatttgctaattattatcgacagttcatccgggggttctcttcccgcattgcacctatcctggccctcatccggaaagggggtaaaccaagcctgtggcctccatctgccttagaagcctttcagtccttgaaagaggccttcacgtccgctcctgttctccgacatcccaatcccgcactacccttctgcatcgaggttgatgcttcagaagtcggagccggagctatcctttctcagagacactccactgatggaaaattgcacccctgtgggtatttctccaagaagttctcatccgcagagcagaactatgatgtcggaaatcgagaactcttggcagtcaagcttgcccttgaagaatggcgtcacctcctggagggctctgaaattcctgtccagatttacacagatcacaagaatctggagtttatacagtccctcaagaggctaaatcccagacaagccaggtgggcccttttcttttctcgatttaactttgttttgacttatcgcccaggttccaagaatctgaaggccgacgccttgtctcgtagcttcactccggtggaccgtgaccctgagaggcaggaaccaatcattccaccagtcaagatcattgcctctctgtatccccaatttgccgaccagatcttggctgggcagtcctcggctcctcaagatactccgattggcatggccttcgtccctccagaacttcgcctggccatcctgcaacagacccactgctccaggcaagctggacatcctggtccggccaagacccttgaactcttgaggcgcctagtctggtggcctgatatccgcaaggatgtaaaggactttgtggctgcttgtaatgtctgtgccacttctaagcctagccattcccgccccagcgggttgttacagcctttgccggttccctctcgtccgtggacgcacctctctatggactttattgtcgaacttcctccctccggtgggaatactgtgatctgggttgtcatagaccgcttcagcaaaatggcccatttcatccctttgaagaagttaccctctgcggtggaattatcccaactctttattaagtacatcttccgcctgcatggtttcccggtggagatcgtctccgacagaggcacccagtttaccgccaagttctggcgttccctatgtaaagacttgggaataacacttcaattttcgtctgcctaccacccgcagacgaatggggcagctgaacgtgtgaaccaagccctggaacagttcctgaggaaccacgtatccctctgccaggatgactggtctgatctcctcccatgggcggaattcgctcataataatgcttgtcattcctctacagggaggtctccgttcatgtcggtgtatggtcagcatcctcaagcttttccccaagactttgtgctatctgacgtcccggctgctgacgattccgcagcccatatgtctgctatttgggctgctaccaagttgaacctagagaagagcgctcttgttcataagactttcgcggatcgtcgtcgaagatcctctcctccctacaaggtgggtgataatgtctggctctcttccagaaatatccggttgaagataccatctcccaagttgggtccaaaattcgtgggtccatttcccatcttggagataatcaaccctgtggctgtcagactccagcttccaccagagatgagaatccccaacgtgttccacgtgtctctggtgaaacccgccatcaccaaccggttctctggcggtcaatctcctcctcctgccatctctgtggagggtcaactcgagtacgaggtggagaaaatcctagactccaggatctccagagggtcccttcagtacctcattcagtggaggggctttggtcctgaagaatgctcctgggaaggacaccgtgatgttcacgctcctcgtctggtgagggagttccactccaaatttccccagaagccaagtcctggtggtccggaggccccccgtgagggggggggtactgtcacgatcgccgcccggagctccgggcggcgcgtccctccttgccggcgtcgctcccaaaatggcggcgcccatggccgccacgtgggtagcggcgccggcgcgatgacgtcagcgcgtcgacgtcggcgcaagagcgtcaatgacgtcagaatggcgccaaatttgaaaataaaagcgccaactagacgccagaatggcgcccaagaataggaatactttccctaaagtgtatcctgggtttcctgtgtgccttattgccaaatcttgttcctgatctgtttcttgaccctttgcctggactttgaactttgtttgtattctgcctgcctgtgaactcttgcctgatcctgactattcttcgtttaaccctttggacaccgcgaccttgttccctcaagagggcttcctccttgatcctgacaacctccctggagggagctcccggctccctgacatacACACTTTCTTCCAAAAACATTGAAGTGTAGTATATGTGAATGTCTTGAACCAAAAACTTTCAATATTGCACATAAATCTAAACATTACAGTTCACATTTACAAATTATATGTATTACTCAACAACATCAACTCCAAGATCACGCAGAAATGAATATTTCTTACACACCGAATTAGCATTATAGTCTGTCTCCTGACAAGAAGAAACATTCTCTGCAGATGGTGGTCTGCTTAAATTAGCAGtgtttgtgttaacatttagGAATGACTCTGTTGTTTGATTCTCATTTAAAGGGTTTGCATTAATATGTCCTGAATGAGGTTGTTTTGTAAAGGAAGTTGCCTGATGCTGCACTGACAAATTCGGTGGGTTTGTTTGCAATTTATCTACTTGTGATTGCAGTGGAATGACATGCATTGGTATATTGTGCTTCAGGAG from Xenopus laevis strain J_2021 chromosome 1S, Xenopus_laevis_v10.1, whole genome shotgun sequence harbors:
- the LOC121399486 gene encoding uncharacterized protein LOC121399486 — its product is MTVCSIVHETCKAIWLCLKEQVMPEPNTQMWEGITENFYRTTQFPNCLGALDGKHIRIRKPPRSGSKFFNYKKYFSIVLLALVDSNYKFIAIDVGAYGSTGDSRIFKNSVMGRHITSGRMKFPNPKCLPGGQIALPHVLVADEAFASSQNILKPYPQRGLDIRKRVYNYRLSRARRMVECAFGILANKWRILHTSIQLDVKHVDMVIKACCVLHNFLRLKDRYFSFDDMCHNLTDVHCHATRSTIHALQIRDHFADFFSFSRR